The genomic stretch AATTTGAGGGCGTGTAAAAAATACGACCATAAATTGAGAATTTGCTGTAACAGAACTTCTTTCATGCTCATTCTATATATTCAATCGAAGGTCTTTTGGGCCAAAGAACGCATCGATCAGGAGATCAAGAAGTGGGAGGCCCAGCCCCTGTCGCCGGCTCAGTCAGAGTTCAAGGAGCAACACCACAAAACACCATACAAATGCCAAATGGCTGAATCCTGCCTAGAAGATGAGGTGTGGACTCTTCTTAGACCAATTCTTGGTTGGTTTACAACAAATCCCAGGCCTCTAGCAAATACCAGACCTTACCAAATGGAGCTCGTTTTACGAAAACTACAAATATAATGTTTGAAAACCCTTTCCTCTGTAAGACACGCTTCTGCGATGCTGAATAAAGTTCTTGAGAAATCACAACTGTGGGTTTTTCTGTCCATTGTATGTCCATCGTTGTCCTTGCATCACATGCCCGTTGCACGCCTGAATGGGTTGCCATATCTACCATCAAATGCAGAAAAAATACTGCGAATATAAATGCCATCATGCATCTTTTGTTTGGTATTCCGCCCGGCCATTGTGGCACATAATTACTGTGGCATGTAGGAATGGGCGGCACACATATGTAGGACAATTTGGCAATTTCTGGCATCTTTGGGAAGATTCTTTAGACCGCTGAAGGGGGCGGGAGGCACGTCCGAGCAAACTACGTGGCGAACAAAGGAGGATGAGAACAATTGCAGTTCCGGGAATAGAACGAGGCCGGGGCCGGGGATAGACCGTGTCCTGGTATGccctatctatctatctatctatctatcttgaGTGCGAAATCACGTGCGGGGCATTCTACAGATTGTTTGGCAATAATTGGACTGGACGATCAGGCGGCACCTGCTGATCGGAGATCAGATCTAAATCCTTTAGACTTCTGGGAAATCCCCCCCGGGCCCGATCAGGTGCCAATGAACTTTCGAAACTGAGAAGAAATTTCaacttttatttaaatgatGTTCGGCGACTCCAAAAAGGAATAATAAGCGAAATAAGATAGAAAAATGCTTTGCCACACAAAAGCAATCAAACGATGTTTAATTTTATACAGAGAACATGTCTCTAGCCCCAGCCTCTCCGGCCAAGTCCGACGACCATCTGCGATTAGCATAACATCAAGTGGGTTTGGAATTGGAATACAAATGGGGAATGGGCTAtgggcaatgggcaatgggaatgggaatgggaacgggaatgaCCGCAGCCACAGATACTTAcaagatacatagatacaggggaggaggagctggagaccaAATCTTCTTTGCCTCGTACCACACATTAATTAATAACTTCTATGAAATTAGCGACACAACACGTGGCATGCCGCAAATGGCAGTAGAGGATGCGCCTTGGGTTCTGCGTTCTGGGCTTCTTATATTTGCCAGTGGCCTTTGTTCTTCGATCTATTGTACGCTTCACTTGCTGCGATTTGTATAGAAAGCGGGACTTGGTCTTTTGGTAATCGTGGCCAGGCCATACATCAAGTTTATTGGTAAGACCTCGGGCCGCCTCCACACCAAACCGTTCGAGTTTAATGACCCTTTCTCTGGCCGCTTTGGTCGGGTTTTATGGCGTTTGGTTTATGGTACTAGAACTATTTATTAAGTCTAGTCTTTAGATCGAATTTGGTTAAAGGAAAAACTGGAATATGCCTACAATTAACCCTTGATTCTTCGACGGGAAGCTGATGACCAGATCCAGggtaaacaatttttaaaaaattctttTCGATTATGGATTGAGGTGCCAATTATCATTAAAAATATCAGTAGAGCAACTAGCTTGAAGGCCTTGGTTGATATAGCTTTAAAAAGACATATTCTGTACTAGAATTAAGTCCTCAGACTTCTTGTAATATTACAATaaactataataataataataattagtAGAGCAACGCAATTTGGGgagaaattgaaaaatacactTGATAAAATCTTAAAAGAAAATagataacaaaaaataaaataaataaataaatatacaaaacataaaactataataataaaataattatataataaatagATACATaataacgaaaaaaaattaaaaatatggtattaattataaaaaaattcctcgattattaattaaaatacagTTCTCTCCAAGAAGCGCGTAATTACCTCTTAAAGTACAGTTGCGCCTAAAATAACTAATGTTGATATCCCCAATAAATAGATCTTTGAGAATATAAGAAATTGGAAACTGATTAGAATGAAAACTGATGTGATTGCAACCGCAAATCCTACGATgcatttgtattttctttgtgAAAGATACGCCAAATAGACATTTAATTATATAGGATTTATTCTTTAGTTTTGGTattcaaatacatatataccgaAAGCACTCTACTTTACTATTAATTCaatattgtttatatttaaaatattaattaattaaatcaaagaagaaaaaaatgtcTTTTTACTGCTCCAAATTCTTTGAATCGATTTtcttaatttaaaaattatattatatataaatgatattattatttaattatttacttAAATTTTCAGCTCAAAATACTATTAAAAAACCTTTATTTATAGTTCCAGCTGGGGTTGCAGCCCACTTTTAATCAACTAAATGCAACTACTACTACTATCCAGAGCACAACTGTACCTGGGATTGTCCATTGAAGGCATTCAAACGATGAGTCAAAGAAAACGTTCAACGACTCATGCGAGGCCCCAATATGCTCGTACTTTGCAGTTAGTCATCCGAAAAGAGCTCCTGAATCGAAAGCTAACCGAGAACGCCGTTCAGGTAcggaggggcggggggcagggcCAAGGGGAGCCTGGGGACCGAGGCGTGTATCTGTGGCTGACATAAAACaactaaaaataatacaaatacagTGCCATAAATCTTGTAGGTGAAAGAAAGCCGGAGGAACAGTTGCAGGGCAGCGGGAGAAAGACGTGGCAATGCAAGAGCTCTGGatgctggggcaggggcaggggcagtgccATCGAGGGTCCCTACCCAAAAgcgatggcggcggcggcatccaAAGTACTTTCCTCTAATGGCAGACACACACGTATTGGAATTACCTTTAGTCTGAGTGCCAGTATGGGTGCCTAGgtatcccatatcccatatgCCATATcttttgtggatgccacacagACCTGTGTCTAAGTATCAAACTGTTTCAAATTAACGAAAGAAAGGGGAGAGAATGAAGCACAGCGCGACGTTTTTCGAATCTCTTTTGAATAAATTTAGTCACAGATCTTTGGGGTCGGTCGTTGTCTTCGTTTTTGGTAATAACATTTGTCTAGTTGGATggatccccccccccccccccccccttgtttctctgtccctctctttTCATTGCTTTAATACCCAGATCCTCCTTGCAGATAAATGTAAAGATGGAAAGAAAGCATTGTGGCGCGGTTcttattttacttttattcTCTTCTTTATTTTACGTCTCTTTCATCTTCTTGTCGATCCGAATTAATTGCCCCTGACTTATCGCCGTCGTATATCGCATCAGAACTATCGCATAAAACCTATCGCATAAAACCTATCGGGATCGGGGTTAATATCGGTAAGGGCTAATATGGGGTTGCCTTAGGGCTAATATGGTGTTGCCTTACAGCTCGGCCATCCTGACAAATGGATCGCCCTCGATCCTTACAATTGGTTACTTTTATTTTCTACTAGgctaaaattataaaatacagATTAGTAAGAGATAGTTCTACACTGATCACGCCAATTTACATATTTCCGAAGTCGACAGGCTTCTATTACACCATCGTACGGAATCTGAGATACTTGACAATTATCAATGTCAGTTATAACATATCGATCATTTggtaaattttttttgataatgTATGGTCCTTTAAATTTTGGTATAAATTTCTTATTTGTACCTATCGTAGTGTCAACGTTTCGTACGAGAACAAAGTCTCCTTCTTTAAATTCTATatgttttctaatatttttatCATAATAGTGTTTTATCTTAGTTTGGTTTTCAGTTATTTTATCTAATACTCCTTTCCGAATTGCTATTAAGTCTCTATTTGGTTTTGGATTATTTTTGTCTTCTAGAAATTCCGTTAAAGCGTCAATATCACAGCCTCTTTGCTGAACACCGAATAGTACCACCGATGGTATTTCCCCAGTAACCGAATGTTTTGAATTGTTTATTGCATATTCCGCTTTTGTGAGTAGTTTACACCAATCTGAATGTTGCAATGGTTCAGTTATCTTTGCTAACATACTTTTCATTGTTCTATTTACCCTCTCCACTTGCCCATTTGCCTGTGGTGAGGCAGTTGCTGCTCTAACATGTTCAATGTTGTTACTTAGCATGAACTCGCTGAATTCCAACGATGTGAAACATGAGCCCCTATCACTGACAATTCTCCTAGGTCTGCtgtaattttcaaaatatttcgtTAAGCATGCGCAAACTTCCTTAGTACTAGTTGTGTTTGCAGAATACAATTTGACAAACTTTGTGAACCCATCAATGACTACCAATatgtgtttctttttattaatgACTGAGGGGAGAGGTCCGAAATGGTCAATATGCAATGTGTCGAATGGAATTGGTCTTTTCGGTATACTATGTAATGAGCGATTGTTGGAATGGGACGGAAGGCTGAATGTAATACacttaatgcaattttttataaaactaTCAACTTTTGCGGTCATATTCGGAAACCAATAATGTTTCTTAATTTCGCTTACACATTTTTCAACTCCCAAATGGCACAATTTTTCGTGAACAgttcttattaaattattttccatttctgaCGGGACGTAAAGCAATTCGAAATCAGCATATTTTCTATAGACAATACCATCTTCCAATACGAAATTTTTTACTGGTTCTCTTTCTAACTTATCCTTTAACTGAATTATAGTGCTATCTCTATTTTGCGTGACCTGAAGCTGAAAATTGATGTCATCTATATCTATAACTGAAACTATTCGATCCTTATTATTGTTTTCCTGAACTGAAACTTTTGGTTCGTAACTGAATTCTGGACTTATTGTGGGGTATCTACTTAAGCCATCGACATGGGGCATGTTTTTACCACTTCGATGATTCACTGTGTAGTCATAATTTTCAAGTTCAAGGGCCCATCTAGCAATTTTTGAATTTACAGTTTTCTTACATAAGGTTAGAGTAAGGGCATTACAATCGGTTATTATTCGGAACGGTATTCCTTCAAGGTAAATCTTAAATTTATTCAATGAGTAGATTATGGCTAGAGTTTCTAATTCATAACTATGATACCTACTTTCTGCTGGCGTTGTTGCTTGAGAAAAATATGAGATTGGATGAAATTTGTTATCATCCTGTTTTTGTAATAAAATTCCTCCAAACCCTTCGGCACTAGCGTCACAATGCAGTTCTGTTTCCTTAGTCGGACTATACAGGGCTAGAACTGGTGCTGAGGCCAGTCTCTCACAGAgataattaaatattgttaCACATTTGTCATCTAACTCAAATTTCCCTATAGTTTTTGTCAGAGCTTGCAATGGTTTGGCAACTTTCGAGTAACCCGGAATGAATCTCCTGAAGTAAGAGAAGAGTCCtaaacatttttgcatatCTGCGGAATTAGTAGGTTTCGGAAGGTGCTTAATTGTCGTGATGTGATCATTATTTGGCTTAATTCCATCCTTGCTTAATGTGAATCCCAGAAATTCTATACTAGTGTAACAAAACAGACACTTGCTTAGCTTGATTTCTAATCTATATTCTGCTAGGAGGCGTAATACTTTACTTAAGACAACAAAGTGTTCTTCTATAGTTTTTGTTCCGATTGCAATGTCATCCATGTATACAACTACATTTCCTTGTTTTATTAATGGGCCGAATATATTGTTTACAAATCGCTGAAAGACAGCTGATGCGTTTCGCAAACCGAATGGCATGCTAAGATATTCGTATTGTCCGTTTGGTGTCACAAAAGatgtaaattgaattgaattctCTGCCACCTTCACCTGGTGGAAACTACTTTTCAGATCCAGAAGGGAGAAATACTTATTACCTTCCATTCTCTCTATGCAATCATTTATAAGTGGCAATGGGTACCCATCCCTTACTGTTATCTTATTTAATTGTCTATAATCAACGCACAGCCTTTTCTCacctgattttttttttgtcagtaCAATTGCAGAGGTATAAGGGGAATCACTCGGTCTGATGTGGCCTTCAGTCAGCAATTCTTCAATAAGTTTGTCAACTACTCTTTTGTCATGATATGAAAGCTTTCTTGGTGTTGAATATATTGGGGCTTGTGACATAATTTTTATCTTCATTTCATACTTATGTTCAATGGCTGGTATGTTGGGCAGGTCTAAATagtttaattcaattaatgttCGGATTTCACTACGCGAGTTTTCACTAAGTTTGTAATCAATATTGTAATCCTCAATGTCAATTTGTTCTATATTGTAAATATTCTGAATATCGGAAGTTTGCTCAATTACATCTAGAAGCGCATTACTTATCGGAAGTTCACTGTTACtcgggggtttttttttaatgctaCCTGCTGTCTCATTCCCTAATTTGTCTAATTTATGGTCTAATGTTTCTGAATTATTAATTggtgtttttgatttttgaaggGGTTCATAACTATTAGCAGTGTCAACCGGATGCGTGGGAGTTAGTTGATCTAAGGCTATATCGTTGGAAACAATTATGCTAGGCGAAATGGTTTTTTTCTCACTTAATTTGAAacttaaattttcaattttatttgtcTCGGGCTTATGATGTTCATAAAATGATAATTTTAACTTATACTTCTTCAAAAAAGGTCTACCCAATAGCAAATCTTCTGACATGTATTCATCTGGCATAATGTAAAACAAAATCATATTTTCAATGTCATGGTAGGTTACGTGTAAGTAAATTTTTCCGTAAGTGAAAAGATGTGAGCCGTTGACGCTACGAAGGTTTGATGGTAAAAGAGTGTATTTTTTGATGTTTTGGAATCGTAATGTTGAAGCTCTCACAATATTAACGGCGCTGCCCGTGTCGAACATAGCGGAAAGAATAATTTTATAAGTTTTGCGTTTTGGATCAGTGTAAAAATATACTCCTACCTGGTCAAATATCGGAACAAATGGGTATTCGTCGCTGTCTTCATCTCTGGGAGTTTTCGGTTCCATTGCTGATTTGGTGTACTTTTGCTCCGGACACGTCTTTATAGTGTGGCTGAGAGAGCCGCAACGGAAGCAGGACCCCTTCGCACGTTTGGGAGCCTTGCAATCTGAAGCGTAGTGTCCAACCAACGAACAATTGTAGCATCGCATCTCACCATTCGATGTTAATGAAGATTGtgctgaagctgaagttgaAGCTGAAGTTGAAGCTGAAGAGATAGTCGATGAGTTCCactttggtttgttttttgctctTAAGTCTGCATATCGATGAGATAATTCCTTAAGCTCATTGAAGGTCTTCGCTCCATACAGCAAGGCAATGGCTGGCGACGTGTCACGGAAACCGTCGATGATAAAGTGGACTGCTTCAATCTCACATACACTTGCACGCAACGCCAACTCTTGCATCTGCAAAATGTACCCCATAACGGATGTTTTTGCCGGAATGTAGAAAGTTTTCTGAAGTTGCATCACTAATTCGGTTGTCGAACATGCCTTGTCAAATGTTTTCAGAAAGTTGGTTTTAAATTGATCATAATTTTCTGAAGTGTCAAGCCGCATAAATGTGTCTGCCTCTGAATTTGGTGCCATTAATAAGCGTGCGCATCGTAGCTTGTAGGCGTCACTTTCATCAACAGCAGAACAAGCACGCTCTAATTTCATAATCCACAATCCAGCGTCTTGGTCCCTCGGATTCGAAAATGGGACCATTGCACGGATCACTTCTTtgacgctgctgctctccGCCATTAGTTTTGTGAGCAAAGCCCTTTTTTGTAATATTCTAATGGCGGCATCTaactcttcttcttctggtaTGCGTGCCTTGCCGACCACCGGCGTCAGCGTGTCGGCGTCGTTTTCCAAATTAGGGTCGGCCGGAATGTCAGAGTCGTTGTCGGCTGAAGCATTCAATTTGGTCGGAACTACAGGGCTGGTTGGACGATCAGGGACATAACCATTCTCGTACGCGAGTTTCTGCAGCTGCCGCAAAGTTGCATTGCTCGAGTGCGCAATTCCTTGCCCGTCCATCCAGTTCaaaagctgctgcttctcaATGGCAGCGGGGTTCATACTGactttgattaaaatttgaataACTGTAGGCGTTTTTAAAGTAGCTTTGGATTGCGTATCCCACTTCTGAAGTTGTGGCGCGGTTcttattttacttttattcTCTTCTTTATTTTACGTCTCTTTCATCTTCTTGTCGATCCGAATTAATTGCCCCTGACTTATCGCCGTCGTATATCGCATCAGAACTATCGCATAAAACCTATCGCATAAAACCTATCGGGATCGGGGTTAATATCGGTAAGGGCTAATATGGGGTTGCCTTAGGGCTAATATGGTGTTGCCTTACAGCATCTTGTTCATTATTTTTGTGGCCAAGACGGAGAAAGAGCGGGCGCGGTGGAAAGGTATCGTTTTCCTCGTAATAATTTCCCAGCCCCGTGATTGCCGTTGCCATGGGATCATAAAAAATGCATCGCCCCTTCCCTTGCTGTACCGCTCGATCAAATTATGTTAATTTCGGTTTTAGTGCGAGTATCGGCATAAATAACCCCCCCATCCCCCGAAATCATGAATCTGGTTAAAAAGAAAGAGACACTTCCAAGGGCAATGGTAAGGGTAAAATGGTATAACTTGTTCTTAGGTGAAGATCAGATGCTGCTTAGAGAGGGTTATACTTAGTGGAGTGTTTTAGGTAGATAAGTAGTAGACTATCCTTCAATATTCTTGGGATTTTCTGCAACTTTTAAAGACAAACTGAAGCCCGTAATTATAGAAATTAGTACTTATTTCCATATACAGAAAATTCGTAATATAAAATTCAGAAAAAATACCACTTTtcctttaaaaaaatacttcaAGGACTTTAAAGAGGTTTAAGGCACattatttcccatttccacAAGGGTATGAAGTGCCTGTTAATCAATTGTTTTCGTCACATTTCTAGTTCGGATTTTCCCCATAATTGTCTTCTCCCCCTTATTTTGCTTGGAAATAAAATCCTTATACGAGGTCTGCTATTTATTTTTCGGGAATAGCAAATAAGAACCAAaacttttcaatgaaaatggTTTTATGGTTTTTCGAAATATTCCCCTTCGTAATGGAGAAATTCGACTGTATGCTCTAAAAATCTATCTTTCTTATAAAAAAGTAGCAATTGGGGTGATAATTTATATCTTGCTGGCTAACAGGTGCTACAAATACCGATCCCTTAGCTTTCGGTAAAACTACGGTAGTGAAATTGTTGATTTTCCGTCCAAGAACTAGTATAGATCATAACTAGATCTACAGATATAATAGGACACTGTCTAGCAAACAGAGGCAGCTGTAGGAAGTGTggcgaaaccctggaacatctcatctgcgaCTGTCCGGCTCTCGAGGACCTTAAAATCCCCCAACACTGCCGCTACGGTTCATACCCCCCCATATCCGGACAACTaagtgccatattggggcgTATGTGGGGCTCCGCTGAGGGCCATCCAGGTTAAACTAACCTAACCTATAGATATAACTATAATTAactatatatagatttatatACTGTATCtcattattatatatatggATCTCTAAAGTACCTAAAGTTGATCGCCCATAAGTCGAACCAAAGTCGAACCACTATAATCCAAAGAAAACGTTCGTCTTATGGCGACTTCGACCCACAGAAGTCTCCCTAAACGACTCCCCGAAACGCTATAGCCCCCCGTTTCAGCCCGAAATATAGAAAATTCAACTCCTAGACGCTCGATTGATATCCAATG from Drosophila pseudoobscura strain MV-25-SWS-2005 chromosome 4, UCI_Dpse_MV25, whole genome shotgun sequence encodes the following:
- the LOC117183920 gene encoding uncharacterized protein codes for the protein MNPAAIEKQQLLNWMDGQGIAHSSNATLRQLQKLAYENGYVPDRPTSPVVPTKLNASADNDSDIPADPNLENDADTLTPVVGKARIPEEEELDAAIRILQKRALLTKLMAESSSVKEVIRAMVPFSNPRDQDAGLWIMKLERACSAVDESDAYKLRCARLLMAPNSEADTFMRLDTSENYDQFKTNFLKTFDKACSTTELVMQLQKTFYIPAKTSVMGYILQMQELALRASVCEIEAVHFIIDGFRDTSPAIALLYGAKTFNELKELSHRYADLRAKNKPKWNSSTISSASTSASTSASAQSSLTSNGEMRCYNCSLVGHYASDCKAPKRAKGSCFRCGSLSHTIKTCPEQKYTKSAMEPKTPRDEDSDEYPFVPIFDQRR